In Patescibacteria group bacterium, one DNA window encodes the following:
- a CDS encoding TspO/MBR family protein: MKQKPNIFRFIIALIICEGAGIIGSFFTISAIKDWYVNLNKPFFSPPNWLFGPAWTLLYFLMAIALYWIWQKGLKNKNVLFAFYIFIIQLVINAIWSVLFFGLRSPILGLIDIVIMWLLIVYNIYLFYKIDKKAGLILIPYLLWVSFATILNFAVWRLN, translated from the coding sequence ATGAAACAAAAACCAAACATTTTTCGTTTTATCATTGCATTAATTATCTGCGAAGGCGCTGGAATAATTGGAAGTTTTTTTACAATTTCAGCAATTAAGGATTGGTATGTTAATTTGAACAAGCCATTTTTTAGTCCGCCAAATTGGTTATTTGGGCCAGCTTGGACTTTACTTTATTTTTTGATGGCAATTGCATTGTATTGGATCTGGCAAAAGGGATTGAAAAATAAAAATGTTTTATTCGCTTTTTATATTTTTATAATTCAATTAGTAATAAATGCAATTTGGTCTGTTTTGTTTTTTGGTTTGCGAAGTCCAATTTTAGGCTTAATTGATATTGTGATTATGTGGCTGTTGATTGTTTATAATATCTATTTATTTTATAAAATTGATAAAAAAGCAGGTTTGATTTTGATTCCATATTTACTGTGGGTTTCTTTTGCTACAATATTGAATTTTGCGGTTTGGAGGTTGAATTAA
- a CDS encoding glycosyltransferase: MNIAFFTDTYHPYVSGVANSIDLFKDELEKQGHQVFIFAPLLKDENGNIPKDGPRIYRIESLKQDVFSEFTLTLPNLPPIFHDFYKFKIDVVHSHTPFYMGMYASIVALFYNIPVVHTYHTLYEKYTGHSLFKNWYSMDKAVMSLAKDISVFYSQRCDALISPSEKVKKMLQDYGVKNDISVIQTGIELDKFNNVDKNYLRSRFKIPADKKIIMYLGRVAQPKNPMFFVKMFEKVVKEDDNCILAIIGSGPSLEDLKKEFEKKNLQDRVIFGGFANRDEVPKCFADAEIFVFASKTDTQSLVLLEAAASGLPIVMLKDEGLTSVVKDSENGYEISNDDSKLYSQKVLELLRNSDLRAKMSTKSVEFAKQFSIQNQTQKLLNLYLETIKFHDKSSWRKRLYRGLNKEINLKDFFMEDGKFKIVQKLKKLRDKIKS, from the coding sequence ATGAACATAGCATTTTTTACTGACACCTATCATCCTTATGTTTCTGGTGTTGCAAATTCAATAGATTTATTTAAAGATGAGCTTGAAAAACAAGGTCATCAAGTTTTTATTTTTGCGCCATTATTGAAAGATGAAAATGGAAATATTCCAAAAGATGGACCAAGAATTTATCGAATTGAATCTTTGAAGCAGGATGTGTTTTCTGAATTTACTTTGACGTTGCCAAACTTACCGCCGATTTTTCATGATTTTTATAAATTTAAAATTGATGTAGTCCATTCTCATACTCCATTTTATATGGGAATGTATGCGAGTATTGTGGCATTATTTTATAATATTCCAGTTGTTCATACTTATCACACACTTTACGAAAAATATACTGGTCATTCATTATTTAAGAATTGGTATAGTATGGATAAAGCTGTTATGAGTTTGGCAAAAGACATCTCAGTATTTTATAGCCAAAGATGTGATGCTTTGATTTCGCCTTCGGAAAAAGTAAAAAAAATGTTGCAAGACTATGGAGTGAAGAATGATATTTCAGTTATTCAGACAGGAATTGAATTAGACAAATTTAATAATGTTGATAAAAATTATTTGCGAAGCAGATTTAAAATTCCTGCTGATAAAAAAATAATAATGTATTTGGGTAGAGTTGCTCAGCCAAAAAATCCAATGTTTTTTGTAAAAATGTTTGAAAAAGTAGTAAAAGAAGATGATAATTGCATATTGGCAATTATTGGTTCTGGGCCAAGTCTTGAAGATTTGAAAAAAGAATTTGAAAAAAAGAATTTACAAGATAGAGTTATTTTTGGTGGATTTGCAAATCGTGATGAAGTACCAAAATGTTTTGCAGATGCTGAGATTTTTGTTTTTGCATCAAAGACAGATACTCAAAGCTTAGTTTTATTAGAGGCAGCAGCATCTGGTTTGCCAATTGTAATGTTGAAAGATGAAGGTTTGACTTCAGTAGTTAAAGATTCAGAAAATGGTTATGAAATTTCTAACGATGATTCAAAGTTATATTCTCAAAAAGTTCTAGAATTATTGCGAAATTCTGATTTACGTGCTAAAATGTCAACAAAGTCTGTTGAATTTGCGAAACAATTTTCGATTCAAAATCAGACGCAAAAGTTATTAAATCTTTATTTAGAAACGATAAAATTTCATGATAAGTCTTCATGGAGAAAAAGATTGTATAGAGGATTGAATAAAGAAATAAATTTGAAAGATTTTTTTATGGAAGATGGGAAATTCAAGATTGTTCAAAAATTGAAAAAGTTGAGAGATAAAATCAAGAGTTAG
- a CDS encoding glycosyltransferase has protein sequence MKISIVVPAYNEEKYIRPCIESLVNQDFLDYELIMSLNACTDHTEDVVLDVAKKNNFNNLKIVKENRKGVSYARQSGAENAQGEIIASCDADTVYPRDWLRKIDNHFNFDLQEQQKTLEILEAPEQIAVVYGSVRMNGGPAYLKFLARYIYTLFLHISRLFGKDNVTGMNFAYRKDLFIKAGGYDLNLKSAEDVFLGQKLKKYGKVVFDSKIFVYTSPRRFEKGFWKFLWFHIKNYWNVFIFKKQPSDFEDIR, from the coding sequence TTGAAAATTTCAATTGTTGTTCCTGCGTATAATGAAGAAAAATATATTAGACCGTGCATTGAATCTCTTGTGAATCAAGATTTTTTGGATTATGAATTGATTATGAGTTTAAATGCTTGTACTGATCATACTGAAGATGTTGTTCTAGATGTGGCGAAGAAAAATAATTTTAATAATTTAAAAATTGTTAAAGAAAATAGAAAAGGTGTTTCTTATGCAAGGCAAAGTGGCGCGGAGAATGCTCAAGGCGAGATTATTGCGAGTTGTGATGCGGATACTGTTTATCCGAGGGATTGGCTAAGAAAAATAGATAATCATTTTAATTTTGATTTACAAGAACAACAGAAAACACTTGAAATACTCGAAGCACCTGAACAAATTGCTGTTGTTTATGGAAGTGTGAGGATGAATGGTGGACCAGCATATTTAAAATTTTTGGCTCGATATATTTATACTTTGTTTTTACATATTTCTAGATTGTTTGGAAAAGATAATGTGACTGGAATGAATTTTGCTTATCGAAAAGATTTATTTATTAAGGCTGGAGGCTATGATTTGAATTTAAAATCTGCTGAAGATGTTTTTCTTGGACAAAAGCTAAAAAAATATGGTAAAGTTGTTTTTGATTCAAAGATTTTCGTATATACTTCGCCAAGAAGATTTGAAAAAGGATTTTGGAAGTTTTTGTGGTTTCATATCAAAAATTATTGGAATGTGTTTATTTTTAAAAAACAGCCAAGTGATTTTGAAGATATACGTTAG
- the ndk gene encoding nucleoside-diphosphate kinase produces the protein MERTLVIIKPDGLQRNLLGEVISRFEKKGLKITALKMMQLSDVLLDEHYAHHKDKPFFNDLKGFMKSAPCVAAVLEGYNAISAVRLLVGPTKGYEADAGSIRGDLCISGSSNIVHASDSPENAEKEVFRFFNNDELFEYKKIDYDYLYSEKEKGI, from the coding sequence ATTGAAAGAACATTAGTTATAATTAAGCCAGATGGTTTGCAGAGAAATCTTTTAGGCGAGGTTATTTCTCGTTTTGAAAAAAAAGGATTAAAAATTACAGCTTTGAAAATGATGCAATTAAGCGATGTATTATTGGATGAACATTATGCGCATCATAAAGATAAACCATTTTTTAATGACTTAAAGGGTTTTATGAAAAGTGCGCCTTGTGTTGCAGCAGTTTTGGAAGGCTATAATGCGATTTCAGCTGTTCGTTTATTAGTTGGTCCAACTAAAGGTTATGAAGCTGATGCTGGCAGTATAAGAGGTGATTTATGCATATCTGGATCAAGCAATATTGTTCATGCATCTGACAGTCCTGAAAATGCCGAAAAAGAAGTATTCAGATTTTTCAATAATGATGAATTGTTTGAATATAAAAAAATAGATTATGATTATCTTTATTCTGAAAAAGAAAAAGGTATATAA
- a CDS encoding YerC/YecD family TrpR-related protein, whose protein sequence is MLKWQNKKTSQLIRTLLMLKNEKEAKCFLRDLLTEAEIIEFGNRWQAVQMLDRKISYTKIVKQTGLSSRTIARISKWLNNGMNGYRLVLDRLNKKNHHQTLLSVQKR, encoded by the coding sequence ATGCTAAAATGGCAGAATAAGAAAACCAGTCAATTAATTCGAACTTTGCTAATGTTGAAAAATGAAAAAGAAGCAAAATGTTTTTTGCGCGATCTTTTGACAGAAGCTGAAATTATCGAATTTGGCAATCGTTGGCAAGCAGTGCAAATGTTAGATCGAAAAATTTCTTATACAAAAATAGTAAAACAGACTGGTTTGAGTTCTCGGACAATTGCCAGAATTTCGAAATGGTTAAATAATGGAATGAATGGTTATAGATTAGTTTTAGATAGATTAAATAAAAAGAATCATCATCAAACTTTACTTTCTGTGCAAAAGAGGTGA
- a CDS encoding ComEC/Rec2 family competence protein — MFKLTKAKIFFWLGAIFLGGIFLSQFFNFNLILKLVIINCALILIFIWHKYRICLFIGLGILVFLFGMFRYEIALPKVDNTWVQYYNEKEEIKVIGNVVSEPDIRIENTRLTLGNLKLGDNENKLKGKILVTVPKYPEFNYGDSVVMQAKLKDPGEFNEFNYRDFLAKSGIYSVSYNPKIELVSSGHGNLLFNYILKIKSKFRSSLTKILSEPQASLMDGLLLGNKSGLSKELMDKFNFVGVSHIIVVSGYHVTIICSILLAFGMYFLSRKQSFVLAVTGLLFFIIITGVQSSAIRASIMGGLVLVALNSGRMSNIRNVLLFSALTIVFINPLLLSFDVGFQLSFLATIGIVYFTPIILKYLKFLPNIFKLQEILGMTLAAQLLVLPIIFNNFQRLSVISPLVNILILPFVPLTMLFGFMGGIFGLFVLPIGRLFGLLAWLLVSYMIWLVEFFVKFDFASIEVDKLWFGWTILYYVIIIVSWRFFRKKIKT, encoded by the coding sequence GTGTTCAAATTAACTAAGGCAAAAATATTTTTTTGGCTAGGTGCTATATTTTTGGGAGGGATTTTTTTATCTCAATTTTTTAATTTTAATTTAATTCTAAAATTAGTAATTATTAATTGTGCATTAATTCTGATTTTTATTTGGCATAAATATCGGATTTGTTTGTTTATTGGTTTGGGAATTTTAGTTTTTTTATTTGGAATGTTTCGATACGAAATAGCATTGCCAAAAGTTGATAATACATGGGTGCAATATTATAACGAAAAAGAAGAAATTAAAGTTATTGGAAATGTTGTTTCTGAGCCTGATATTAGAATAGAGAATACGAGATTGACATTAGGAAATTTAAAATTAGGAGATAACGAAAATAAATTAAAAGGTAAAATTTTGGTAACTGTGCCAAAATATCCAGAATTTAATTATGGAGATTCGGTAGTAATGCAAGCAAAATTAAAAGATCCTGGTGAATTTAATGAATTTAATTATCGAGATTTTTTAGCTAAAAGCGGCATATATTCGGTTAGTTATAATCCAAAAATTGAATTAGTTTCTAGCGGACATGGAAATTTATTGTTTAACTATATTTTAAAAATAAAGAGTAAATTTAGGTCAAGTTTGACGAAAATTTTGTCAGAACCGCAAGCTTCTTTGATGGACGGATTATTATTGGGTAATAAAAGTGGTTTATCAAAAGAATTAATGGATAAATTTAATTTTGTTGGTGTTTCTCATATAATAGTTGTTTCAGGTTATCATGTTACAATTATATGTTCTATTTTATTAGCTTTTGGGATGTATTTTTTGAGCAGGAAACAATCTTTTGTTTTAGCTGTAACTGGATTATTGTTCTTTATAATTATTACTGGAGTGCAATCTTCAGCAATTAGAGCGTCTATTATGGGAGGATTAGTTCTAGTTGCTTTGAATTCTGGCAGAATGTCGAATATTAGAAACGTGCTTTTATTTTCGGCATTAACAATTGTTTTCATTAATCCATTGCTATTATCTTTTGATGTTGGTTTTCAGTTATCTTTTTTAGCAACGATTGGGATCGTCTATTTTACGCCAATTATTTTAAAATATTTAAAATTTCTGCCAAATATTTTTAAATTGCAAGAAATATTGGGAATGACTTTGGCGGCACAATTATTAGTATTGCCAATTATTTTTAATAATTTTCAAAGACTTTCGGTAATTTCACCATTGGTAAATATATTGATTTTGCCATTTGTGCCTTTGACGATGCTATTTGGATTCATGGGCGGAATTTTTGGATTGTTTGTTCTGCCAATAGGAAGATTGTTCGGGCTTTTAGCATGGTTGCTTGTTTCGTATATGATTTGGCTAGTGGAATTTTTTGTAAAATTTGATTTTGCATCAATTGAAGTTGATAAACTTTGGTTTGGATGGACGATATTGTATTATGTTATTATTATTGTTAGTTGGAGATTTTTTAGAAAAAAAATTAAGACGTAG
- the ftsZ gene encoding cell division protein FtsZ, with protein MEIKPEIETFARIKVVGVGGGGCSAVSRMHSSTMKGVDFIIVNTDAQALQVSNIKTRINIGKTLTRGLGAGMNPEIGRQAAEEDQEEIQEAVKGSDMVFITCGLGGGTGTGAAPVVASIAKEAGALTVGVVTKPFSFEGAQRNDIAEKGHEELESKVDTLITIPNDKLLQIIDKKTSLTDAFKVVDEVLRQGVQGISDLITVPGVVNVDFADVRAIMEGTGSALMGIGVASGENRAAEAAKKAIDSPLLEQSVDGATGVLFNVCGGDDLGMLEIDEAAKVITESVDPKAKIIFGAVRDESLNNEIKITVIATGFSSKKKKKNLDDSIPLSTLSSSSSSNIQNDVFKGFSYQSVENNRPKIQEPRRPTIEADDDELDVPAFIRRKLNK; from the coding sequence ATGGAGATAAAACCAGAGATTGAAACATTTGCGAGAATCAAAGTGGTTGGTGTTGGTGGAGGTGGCTGTTCAGCTGTAAGTAGAATGCATTCATCGACAATGAAAGGCGTTGATTTTATTATTGTGAATACTGATGCTCAAGCATTGCAAGTTTCTAATATTAAAACAAGAATTAATATTGGCAAGACTTTGACAAGAGGATTGGGTGCGGGCATGAATCCAGAAATTGGAAGACAAGCTGCAGAAGAAGACCAAGAAGAAATTCAAGAAGCTGTCAAAGGAAGCGATATGGTTTTTATCACTTGCGGACTTGGTGGCGGAACTGGTACTGGCGCTGCTCCAGTTGTTGCGAGTATTGCAAAAGAAGCTGGCGCTTTGACTGTTGGTGTTGTGACAAAACCTTTTTCATTCGAAGGTGCACAAAGAAATGATATTGCTGAAAAAGGGCATGAAGAATTGGAAAGCAAAGTTGATACTTTAATTACAATTCCGAATGACAAATTATTGCAAATAATTGATAAAAAAACTTCTTTGACTGATGCATTTAAAGTAGTTGATGAAGTTTTAAGGCAAGGTGTTCAAGGTATATCGGATTTAATTACTGTTCCAGGCGTTGTTAATGTAGACTTTGCAGATGTTCGGGCAATCATGGAAGGTACTGGTTCGGCATTGATGGGTATTGGCGTTGCTTCTGGCGAAAATAGAGCTGCTGAAGCTGCAAAGAAAGCAATCGATAGTCCATTGTTAGAACAATCAGTTGATGGCGCAACAGGCGTGTTATTTAATGTTTGCGGTGGCGATGATTTAGGAATGTTGGAAATTGATGAAGCTGCTAAAGTAATTACAGAATCAGTTGATCCAAAAGCTAAAATTATTTTTGGTGCTGTTAGGGACGAAAGTTTAAATAATGAGATAAAGATCACAGTAATTGCTACAGGATTTTCATCAAAGAAAAAGAAAAAAAATCTTGATGATTCAATTCCATTATCAACATTATCCTCATCTTCTTCATCTAATATTCAAAATGACGTTTTTAAAGGATTTAGTTATCAATCAGTTGAAAACAATAGACCCAAAATTCAAGAACCTCGCAGACCAACAATCGAAGCTGATGATGACGAATTAGACGTACCAGCTTTTATAAGAAGAAAATTGAATAAGTAA
- a CDS encoding ComEC/Rec2 family competence protein: MIKVKNKKIVYSIIVVFGLLNIVLWPAVFKSDKNLTAYFFDIGQGDASYFRTVDSQDVLIDGGPSSKILEKLGKVMPYYDKNIELMILSHSHADHIDGLVDVLKRYDVGEVLYFVTKDDYAGYSEFKRIIKEKNILEKNVKAGDEISIGQTKIKILAPINYTEGEDQNDSSVVLRLIYGQNSIMMTGDAGVKNEKEILTSNVDLKSDVLKVGHHGSKYSSSMDFLKAVAPNYGIIMVGLKNVYHHPGQITLDNLNNLGIKVLRTDLDKDIRCLSDGIKIECDKIK, encoded by the coding sequence ATGATAAAAGTTAAAAATAAAAAAATTGTTTATAGCATTATAGTTGTATTTGGATTGCTAAATATTGTTTTATGGCCAGCGGTTTTTAAATCTGATAAAAATTTAACAGCCTATTTTTTTGATATTGGGCAAGGAGATGCCTCATATTTTAGGACTGTTGATTCTCAAGATGTTTTAATTGATGGAGGTCCAAGCAGTAAGATTTTGGAAAAATTGGGAAAGGTAATGCCATATTATGATAAAAATATTGAATTAATGATTTTGAGTCATTCACATGCTGATCATATAGATGGGCTTGTTGATGTTTTAAAAAGATATGATGTTGGAGAAGTTTTGTATTTTGTAACTAAAGATGATTATGCTGGTTATTCAGAATTTAAAAGAATAATTAAAGAGAAAAATATTTTAGAAAAAAATGTTAAAGCTGGTGATGAAATTTCTATAGGACAAACTAAAATTAAAATTTTAGCTCCAATAAATTATACAGAAGGCGAGGATCAAAATGATTCTTCGGTTGTTTTAAGATTGATTTATGGGCAAAATTCTATTATGATGACAGGTGATGCAGGAGTAAAAAATGAGAAAGAAATTTTGACTAGCAATGTTGATTTGAAAAGTGATGTTTTGAAAGTGGGCCATCATGGAAGCAAATATTCAAGTTCAATGGATTTTTTGAAAGCAGTTGCACCGAATTATGGTATAATTATGGTGGGTTTGAAAAATGTTTATCATCATCCTGGACAAATTACTTTGGATAATTTGAATAATTTGGGCATTAAAGTTTTGAGGACAGATTTGGATAAAGATATTCGTTGTTTGTCTGATGGTATTAAAATAGAATGCGATAAGATTAAATAA
- the ftsA gene encoding cell division protein FtsA produces the protein MPKEEIIVGLDIGSHKIRTIVSRVDFETEKPQIIGLGESFSNGIRRGVVVDVEEATSSISSSIEKAERTSGVPIEHAFISVGGSHVISENSKGVIAVGRADNEITEDDVSRSIDAASAISLPPNHEILHVVPRYFIVDNQEGIKDPIGMNGVRLEVEAVIVEGATSYIKNLTKCIARAGIEIDDLIVSPLAASYSVLSKKQKELGVVLVDIGGGTTGLVVYEEGDLMTVSVLPIGSEHITNDLAIGLRTSIEDAERIKLEYGVAVTSDIDKRDEVDLSKIVGGEPQLVARKKIVEIIEARLSEMFSMIDKELRKIDRSGKLPAGIVLCGGGAKLPNIVDLAKKELRLPAQIGFPESIPGVVDKMDDPSYATPEGLIMWGLSHVEERKDVPGISSMGNTVDKIKGWFKTFLP, from the coding sequence ACAGAAAAGCCTCAAATTATTGGATTAGGTGAGTCTTTTTCTAATGGAATAAGACGAGGAGTTGTTGTTGATGTTGAAGAAGCAACTAGTAGCATATCTTCATCAATTGAAAAAGCAGAAAGAACAAGTGGTGTTCCAATTGAACATGCTTTTATTTCAGTTGGAGGGAGCCATGTTATTTCTGAAAATAGCAAAGGTGTGATTGCAGTTGGCCGTGCTGATAACGAAATCACAGAAGATGATGTTTCAAGATCAATTGATGCAGCATCAGCAATTTCATTACCACCAAATCATGAAATTTTACATGTTGTGCCAAGATATTTTATTGTCGACAATCAAGAAGGCATTAAAGATCCGATTGGAATGAATGGTGTAAGATTGGAAGTTGAAGCAGTAATTGTTGAAGGAGCAACGTCATATATTAAGAATTTAACAAAATGTATTGCGAGAGCTGGTATTGAAATTGATGATTTGATTGTTTCACCTCTTGCAGCTAGCTATTCTGTTTTGTCAAAAAAACAGAAAGAATTAGGTGTTGTTTTGGTTGATATTGGTGGCGGTACAACTGGATTAGTTGTCTATGAAGAAGGTGATTTGATGACTGTATCTGTATTGCCAATTGGTTCTGAACATATTACAAATGATTTGGCTATTGGTCTTCGTACTTCTATCGAAGATGCGGAAAGAATAAAATTAGAATATGGAGTAGCAGTGACTTCAGATATTGATAAGAGAGATGAAGTTGATTTATCGAAGATTGTTGGTGGCGAACCTCAACTAGTTGCAAGAAAAAAAATCGTAGAAATAATTGAAGCAAGATTATCAGAAATGTTTTCGATGATCGATAAAGAGCTTAGAAAAATTGATAGATCAGGAAAATTACCAGCTGGCATAGTGTTATGTGGTGGTGGCGCAAAATTGCCAAATATTGTTGATTTAGCGAAAAAAGAATTAAGATTGCCAGCACAAATTGGCTTTCCTGAAAGCATACCTGGAGTGGTTGATAAAATGGATGATCCATCATATGCAACACCAGAAGGTCTGATCATGTGGGGTTTGAGTCATGTAGAAGAGAGAAAAGACGTGCCTGGAATTTCTTCAATGGGTAATACTGTAGATAAAATAAAAGGTTGGTTCAAAACATTTCTTCCATAG